A genomic region of Eucalyptus grandis isolate ANBG69807.140 chromosome 5, ASM1654582v1, whole genome shotgun sequence contains the following coding sequences:
- the LOC104443477 gene encoding uncharacterized protein LOC104443477 isoform X6, whose amino-acid sequence MADSGRSRIIPDGWIFKPKGWRGSDASHYFCPATGQIFSTYKALMHYVEYAKKAKVSIYAPDFDADNSSGKRKGRSRTKTHVCTPATRGEVPSKGTKATSAALEQLPSDVGQITVPKSGISGTFPPKSWEEACLPDSKEASPAVNNIKVYRKRTQTGSGALKQLPSDVGQSNVLKFGIGGGFPPKGWKEACPADPEEVFPADDQTKVPQKRTQAGSATLKQHPSDVGQSKVLKFGIGGEFPPKLWKEACPADPEELFPAVDQTKIPCKRTQAGSAALKELPSDVGQKKALKSGIGGEFPPKGWKEECLADPKEVFPATKFTKVYHKRTQAGSAALKQLPSDIAQNKTLKFGIGGGFPPEEWKEAYPVDPEEVFPAIDHTKCTLQRTQAGSSALKQLPSAVGNIKVPKFEISENVPCKKRKEAYPSDAKELSPDVKQTKVPMVAMKAEFLPERREEACWPDLKELSPGGDRPNDQRSALGVEYPPKRLREGYLQLSPAVDQTSIWSTPAREKLPPRRKNSKLGAIDESEVNIGSMDMNPMGDFGGVQQYIPVEGGSSETAYDWTFVANIFPFPAGSEAGEEPTISALDSSFQCYMEPSRPYIEHQYHRRDKSTRPTVGQLRKKAT is encoded by the exons ATGGCTGATTCTGGTAGATCTAGAATTATCCCTGATGGCTGGATTTTCAAGCCCAAGGGCTGGCGTGGATCTGATGCCTCG CATTACTTCTGTCCTGCCACAGGCCAAATCTTTTCAACCTATAAAGCCCTTATGCACTATGTGGAATATGCCAAAAAGGCAAAAGTTTCCATTTACGCACCG GACTTTGATGCTGATAATTCAtcaggaaagagaaaaggtcGCTCGCGTACTAAGACCCATGTTTGTACACCAGCGACCAGAGGAGAAGTTCCAAGCAAAGGGACAAAGGCTACATCGGCAGCTCTTGAGCAGCTTCCCTCAG ATGTTGGTCAGATCACAGTTCCGAAGTCTGGAATAAGTGGAACATTTCCTCCTAAAAGTTGGGAAGAAGCATGCCTGCCAGATTCAAAGGAGGCTTCCCCAG CCGTCAATAACATCAAAGTTTATCGCAAAAGGACACAGACTGGCTCAGGAGCTCTCAAGCAGCTTCCCTCAG ATGTTGGCCAGAGCAATGTTCTGAAGTTTGGAATAGGGGGAGGATTTCCTCCTAAAGGATGGAAGGAAGCATGCCCTGCGGATCCAGAAGAAGTTTTCCCAG CCGATGATCAGACGAAAGTTCCTCAAAAAAGGACACAGGCTGGCTCAGCAACTCTCAAGCAGCATCCCTCAG ATGTTGGCCAGAGCAAGGTTCTGAAGTTTGGAATAGGTGGAGAATTTCCTCCTAAACTATGGAAGGAAGCGTGCCCGGCGGATCCGGAGGAACTTTTCCCAG CTGTCGATCAGACGAAAATTCCTTGCAAGAGGACACAGGCTGGCTCAGCAGCTCTCAAGGAGCTTCCCTCAG ATGTTGGCCAGAAAAAGGCTCTGAAGTCTGGAATAGGTGGAGAATTTCCTCCTAAAGGATGGAAGGAAGAATGCCTGGCAGATCCAAAGGAGGTTTTCCCAG CCACCAAGTTCACTAAAGTTTATCACAAAAGGACACAGGCTGGCTCAGCAGCTCTCAAGCAGCTTCCCTCAG ATATTGCCCAGAACAAGACTCTGAAGTTTGGAATAGGTGGCGGATTTCCTCCTGAGGAATGGAAGGAAGCATACCCAGTGGATCCGGAGGAAGTTTTCCCAG CCATCGATCACACCAAATGTACTCTCCAAAGGACACAGGCTGGCTCATCAGCTCTCAAGCAGCTTCCCTCAG CTGTTGGTAACATCAAGGTTCCGAAGTTTGAAATTAGTGAAAATGTTCCCTGTAAAAAGCGGAAGGAAGCATACCCGTCGGATGCAAAGGAGCTTTCCCCAG ATGTTAAACAGACCAAAGTCCCAATGGTAGCAATGAAAGCAGAATTTCTTCCGGAAAGGAGGGAGGAAGCTTGTTGGCCAGATCTGAAGGAGCTTTCCCCAG GGGGTGATCGCCCCAACGACCAGAGGTCAGCGTTAGGAGTAGAATATCCTCCCAAAAGGCTGAGGGAAGGTTATCTGCAGCTTTCCCCAG CTGTAGATCAGACCAGCATTTGGAGCACGCCAGCTAGGGAGAAGCTTCCTCCTAGAAGAAAGAACTCCAAATTAGGGGCCATCGACGAGA GTGAGGTAAACATCGGCTCAATGGACATGAATCCCATGGGGGATTTCGGTGGTGTTCAACAGTACATTCCAGTTGAAGGGGGCTCAAGCGAGACAGCTTATGACTGGACTTTTGTAGCAAATATTTTCCCCTTCCCAGCCGGGTCTGAAGCAGGTGAGGAACCCACCATCTCTGCCCTAGACAGTAGTTTCCAATGTTACATGGAGCCGAGCAGGCCATACATAGAGCATCAATATCACAGGAGAGACAAGAGCACTCGCCCGACTGTTGGGCAACTCAGGAAAAAGGCAACTTGA
- the LOC104443477 gene encoding uncharacterized protein LOC104443477 isoform X9: MADSGRSRIIPDGWIFKPKGWRGSDASHYFCPATGQIFSTYKALMHYVEYAKKAKVSIYAPDFDADNSSGKRKGRSRTKTHVCTPATRGEVPSKGTKATSAALEQLPSDVGQITVPKSGISGTFPPKSWEEACLPDSKEASPAVNNIKVYRKRTQTGSGALKQLPSDVGQSNVLKFGIGGGFPPKGWKEACPADPEEVFPADDQTKVPQKRTQAGSATLKQHPSDVGQSKVLKFGIGGEFPPKLWKEACPADPEELFPAVDQTKIPCKRTQAGSAALKELPSDVGQKKALKSGIGGEFPPKGWKEECLADPKEVFPATKFTKVYHKRTQAGSAALKQLPSDVGQNKVLKFGVGGEFPSEGWKEACPADPAEVFPAIDHTKCTLQRTQAGSSALKQLPSDVKQTKVPMVAMKAEFLPERREEACWPDLKELSPGGDRPNDQRSALGVEYPPKRLREGYLQLSPAVDQTSIWSTPAREKLPPRRKNSKLGAIDESEVNIGSMDMNPMGDFGGVQQYIPVEGGSSETAYDWTFVANIFPFPAGSEAGEEPTISALDSSFQCYMEPSRPYIEHQYHRRDKSTRPTVGQLRKKAT, encoded by the exons ATGGCTGATTCTGGTAGATCTAGAATTATCCCTGATGGCTGGATTTTCAAGCCCAAGGGCTGGCGTGGATCTGATGCCTCG CATTACTTCTGTCCTGCCACAGGCCAAATCTTTTCAACCTATAAAGCCCTTATGCACTATGTGGAATATGCCAAAAAGGCAAAAGTTTCCATTTACGCACCG GACTTTGATGCTGATAATTCAtcaggaaagagaaaaggtcGCTCGCGTACTAAGACCCATGTTTGTACACCAGCGACCAGAGGAGAAGTTCCAAGCAAAGGGACAAAGGCTACATCGGCAGCTCTTGAGCAGCTTCCCTCAG ATGTTGGTCAGATCACAGTTCCGAAGTCTGGAATAAGTGGAACATTTCCTCCTAAAAGTTGGGAAGAAGCATGCCTGCCAGATTCAAAGGAGGCTTCCCCAG CCGTCAATAACATCAAAGTTTATCGCAAAAGGACACAGACTGGCTCAGGAGCTCTCAAGCAGCTTCCCTCAG ATGTTGGCCAGAGCAATGTTCTGAAGTTTGGAATAGGGGGAGGATTTCCTCCTAAAGGATGGAAGGAAGCATGCCCTGCGGATCCAGAAGAAGTTTTCCCAG CCGATGATCAGACGAAAGTTCCTCAAAAAAGGACACAGGCTGGCTCAGCAACTCTCAAGCAGCATCCCTCAG ATGTTGGCCAGAGCAAGGTTCTGAAGTTTGGAATAGGTGGAGAATTTCCTCCTAAACTATGGAAGGAAGCGTGCCCGGCGGATCCGGAGGAACTTTTCCCAG CTGTCGATCAGACGAAAATTCCTTGCAAGAGGACACAGGCTGGCTCAGCAGCTCTCAAGGAGCTTCCCTCAG ATGTTGGCCAGAAAAAGGCTCTGAAGTCTGGAATAGGTGGAGAATTTCCTCCTAAAGGATGGAAGGAAGAATGCCTGGCAGATCCAAAGGAGGTTTTCCCAG CCACCAAGTTCACTAAAGTTTATCACAAAAGGACACAGGCTGGCTCAGCAGCTCTCAAGCAGCTTCCCTCAG aTGTTGGCCAGAACAAGGTTCTGAAGTTTGGAGTAGGTGGAGAATTTCCTTCTGAAGGATGGAAGGAAGCATGCCCGGCTGATCCGGCGGAAGTTTTCCCAG CCATCGATCACACCAAATGTACTCTCCAAAGGACACAGGCTGGCTCATCAGCTCTCAAGCAGCTTCCCTCAG ATGTTAAACAGACCAAAGTCCCAATGGTAGCAATGAAAGCAGAATTTCTTCCGGAAAGGAGGGAGGAAGCTTGTTGGCCAGATCTGAAGGAGCTTTCCCCAG GGGGTGATCGCCCCAACGACCAGAGGTCAGCGTTAGGAGTAGAATATCCTCCCAAAAGGCTGAGGGAAGGTTATCTGCAGCTTTCCCCAG CTGTAGATCAGACCAGCATTTGGAGCACGCCAGCTAGGGAGAAGCTTCCTCCTAGAAGAAAGAACTCCAAATTAGGGGCCATCGACGAGA GTGAGGTAAACATCGGCTCAATGGACATGAATCCCATGGGGGATTTCGGTGGTGTTCAACAGTACATTCCAGTTGAAGGGGGCTCAAGCGAGACAGCTTATGACTGGACTTTTGTAGCAAATATTTTCCCCTTCCCAGCCGGGTCTGAAGCAGGTGAGGAACCCACCATCTCTGCCCTAGACAGTAGTTTCCAATGTTACATGGAGCCGAGCAGGCCATACATAGAGCATCAATATCACAGGAGAGACAAGAGCACTCGCCCGACTGTTGGGCAACTCAGGAAAAAGGCAACTTGA
- the LOC104443477 gene encoding uncharacterized protein LOC104443477 isoform X5, with translation MADSGRSRIIPDGWIFKPKGWRGSDASHYFCPATGQIFSTYKALMHYVEYAKKAKVSIYAPDFDADNSSGKRKGRSRTKTHVCTPATRGEVPSKGTKATSAALEQLPSDVGQITVPKSGISGTFPPKSWEEACLPDSKEASPAVNNIKVYRKRTQTGSGALKQLPSDVGQSNVLKFGIGGGFPPKGWKEACPADPEEVFPADDQTKVPQKRTQAGSATLKQHPSDVGQSKVLKFGIGGEFPPKLWKEACPADPEELFPAVDQTKIPCKRTQAGSAALKELPSDVGQKKALKSGIGGEFPPKGWKEECLADPKEVFPATKFTKVYHKRTQAGSAALKQLPSDVGQNKVLKFGVGGEFPSEGWKEACPADPAEVFPAVDNTKVTCKTTQAGSAALEQLPSDIAQNKTLKFGIGGGFPPEEWKEAYPVDPEEVFPAIDHTKCTLQRTQAGSSALKQLPSAVGNIKVPKFEISENVPCKKRKEAYPSDAKELSPGGDRPNDQRSALGVEYPPKRLREGYLQLSPDQTSIWSTPAREKLPPRRKNSKLGAIDESEVNIGSMDMNPMGDFGGVQQYIPVEGGSSETAYDWTFVANIFPFPAGSEAGEEPTISALDSSFQCYMEPSRPYIEHQYHRRDKSTRPTVGQLRKKAT, from the exons ATGGCTGATTCTGGTAGATCTAGAATTATCCCTGATGGCTGGATTTTCAAGCCCAAGGGCTGGCGTGGATCTGATGCCTCG CATTACTTCTGTCCTGCCACAGGCCAAATCTTTTCAACCTATAAAGCCCTTATGCACTATGTGGAATATGCCAAAAAGGCAAAAGTTTCCATTTACGCACCG GACTTTGATGCTGATAATTCAtcaggaaagagaaaaggtcGCTCGCGTACTAAGACCCATGTTTGTACACCAGCGACCAGAGGAGAAGTTCCAAGCAAAGGGACAAAGGCTACATCGGCAGCTCTTGAGCAGCTTCCCTCAG ATGTTGGTCAGATCACAGTTCCGAAGTCTGGAATAAGTGGAACATTTCCTCCTAAAAGTTGGGAAGAAGCATGCCTGCCAGATTCAAAGGAGGCTTCCCCAG CCGTCAATAACATCAAAGTTTATCGCAAAAGGACACAGACTGGCTCAGGAGCTCTCAAGCAGCTTCCCTCAG ATGTTGGCCAGAGCAATGTTCTGAAGTTTGGAATAGGGGGAGGATTTCCTCCTAAAGGATGGAAGGAAGCATGCCCTGCGGATCCAGAAGAAGTTTTCCCAG CCGATGATCAGACGAAAGTTCCTCAAAAAAGGACACAGGCTGGCTCAGCAACTCTCAAGCAGCATCCCTCAG ATGTTGGCCAGAGCAAGGTTCTGAAGTTTGGAATAGGTGGAGAATTTCCTCCTAAACTATGGAAGGAAGCGTGCCCGGCGGATCCGGAGGAACTTTTCCCAG CTGTCGATCAGACGAAAATTCCTTGCAAGAGGACACAGGCTGGCTCAGCAGCTCTCAAGGAGCTTCCCTCAG ATGTTGGCCAGAAAAAGGCTCTGAAGTCTGGAATAGGTGGAGAATTTCCTCCTAAAGGATGGAAGGAAGAATGCCTGGCAGATCCAAAGGAGGTTTTCCCAG CCACCAAGTTCACTAAAGTTTATCACAAAAGGACACAGGCTGGCTCAGCAGCTCTCAAGCAGCTTCCCTCAG aTGTTGGCCAGAACAAGGTTCTGAAGTTTGGAGTAGGTGGAGAATTTCCTTCTGAAGGATGGAAGGAAGCATGCCCGGCTGATCCGGCGGAAGTTTTCCCAG CTGTCGATAACACCAAAGTTACTTGCAAAACGACACAGGCAGGCTCAGCAGCTCTCGAGCAGCTTCCCTCAG ATATTGCCCAGAACAAGACTCTGAAGTTTGGAATAGGTGGCGGATTTCCTCCTGAGGAATGGAAGGAAGCATACCCAGTGGATCCGGAGGAAGTTTTCCCAG CCATCGATCACACCAAATGTACTCTCCAAAGGACACAGGCTGGCTCATCAGCTCTCAAGCAGCTTCCCTCAG CTGTTGGTAACATCAAGGTTCCGAAGTTTGAAATTAGTGAAAATGTTCCCTGTAAAAAGCGGAAGGAAGCATACCCGTCGGATGCAAAGGAGCTTTCCCCAG GGGGTGATCGCCCCAACGACCAGAGGTCAGCGTTAGGAGTAGAATATCCTCCCAAAAGGCTGAGGGAAGGTTATCTGCAGCTTTCCCCAG ATCAGACCAGCATTTGGAGCACGCCAGCTAGGGAGAAGCTTCCTCCTAGAAGAAAGAACTCCAAATTAGGGGCCATCGACGAGA GTGAGGTAAACATCGGCTCAATGGACATGAATCCCATGGGGGATTTCGGTGGTGTTCAACAGTACATTCCAGTTGAAGGGGGCTCAAGCGAGACAGCTTATGACTGGACTTTTGTAGCAAATATTTTCCCCTTCCCAGCCGGGTCTGAAGCAGGTGAGGAACCCACCATCTCTGCCCTAGACAGTAGTTTCCAATGTTACATGGAGCCGAGCAGGCCATACATAGAGCATCAATATCACAGGAGAGACAAGAGCACTCGCCCGACTGTTGGGCAACTCAGGAAAAAGGCAACTTGA
- the LOC104443477 gene encoding uncharacterized protein LOC104443477 isoform X1, giving the protein MADSGRSRIIPDGWIFKPKGWRGSDASHYFCPATGQIFSTYKALMHYVEYAKKAKVSIYAPDFDADNSSGKRKGRSRTKTHVCTPATRGEVPSKGTKATSAALEQLPSDVGQITVPKSGISGTFPPKSWEEACLPDSKEASPAVNNIKVYRKRTQTGSGALKQLPSDVGQSNVLKFGIGGGFPPKGWKEACPADPEEVFPADDQTKVPQKRTQAGSATLKQHPSDVGQSKVLKFGIGGEFPPKLWKEACPADPEELFPAVDQTKIPCKRTQAGSAALKELPSDVGQKKALKSGIGGEFPPKGWKEECLADPKEVFPATKFTKVYHKRTQAGSAALKQLPSDVGQNKVLKFGVGGEFPSEGWKEACPADPAEVFPAVDNTKVTCKTTQAGSAALEQLPSDIAQNKTLKFGIGGGFPPEEWKEAYPVDPEEVFPAIDHTKCTLQRTQAGSSALKQLPSAVGNIKVPKFEISENVPCKKRKEAYPSDAKELSPDVKQTKVPMVAMKAEFLPERREEACWPDLKELSPGGDRPNDQRSALGVEYPPKRLREGYLQLSPAVDQTSIWSTPAREKLPPRRKNSKLGAIDESEVNIGSMDMNPMGDFGGVQQYIPVEGGSSETAYDWTFVANIFPFPAGSEAGEEPTISALDSSFQCYMEPSRPYIEHQYHRRDKSTRPTVGQLRKKAT; this is encoded by the exons ATGGCTGATTCTGGTAGATCTAGAATTATCCCTGATGGCTGGATTTTCAAGCCCAAGGGCTGGCGTGGATCTGATGCCTCG CATTACTTCTGTCCTGCCACAGGCCAAATCTTTTCAACCTATAAAGCCCTTATGCACTATGTGGAATATGCCAAAAAGGCAAAAGTTTCCATTTACGCACCG GACTTTGATGCTGATAATTCAtcaggaaagagaaaaggtcGCTCGCGTACTAAGACCCATGTTTGTACACCAGCGACCAGAGGAGAAGTTCCAAGCAAAGGGACAAAGGCTACATCGGCAGCTCTTGAGCAGCTTCCCTCAG ATGTTGGTCAGATCACAGTTCCGAAGTCTGGAATAAGTGGAACATTTCCTCCTAAAAGTTGGGAAGAAGCATGCCTGCCAGATTCAAAGGAGGCTTCCCCAG CCGTCAATAACATCAAAGTTTATCGCAAAAGGACACAGACTGGCTCAGGAGCTCTCAAGCAGCTTCCCTCAG ATGTTGGCCAGAGCAATGTTCTGAAGTTTGGAATAGGGGGAGGATTTCCTCCTAAAGGATGGAAGGAAGCATGCCCTGCGGATCCAGAAGAAGTTTTCCCAG CCGATGATCAGACGAAAGTTCCTCAAAAAAGGACACAGGCTGGCTCAGCAACTCTCAAGCAGCATCCCTCAG ATGTTGGCCAGAGCAAGGTTCTGAAGTTTGGAATAGGTGGAGAATTTCCTCCTAAACTATGGAAGGAAGCGTGCCCGGCGGATCCGGAGGAACTTTTCCCAG CTGTCGATCAGACGAAAATTCCTTGCAAGAGGACACAGGCTGGCTCAGCAGCTCTCAAGGAGCTTCCCTCAG ATGTTGGCCAGAAAAAGGCTCTGAAGTCTGGAATAGGTGGAGAATTTCCTCCTAAAGGATGGAAGGAAGAATGCCTGGCAGATCCAAAGGAGGTTTTCCCAG CCACCAAGTTCACTAAAGTTTATCACAAAAGGACACAGGCTGGCTCAGCAGCTCTCAAGCAGCTTCCCTCAG aTGTTGGCCAGAACAAGGTTCTGAAGTTTGGAGTAGGTGGAGAATTTCCTTCTGAAGGATGGAAGGAAGCATGCCCGGCTGATCCGGCGGAAGTTTTCCCAG CTGTCGATAACACCAAAGTTACTTGCAAAACGACACAGGCAGGCTCAGCAGCTCTCGAGCAGCTTCCCTCAG ATATTGCCCAGAACAAGACTCTGAAGTTTGGAATAGGTGGCGGATTTCCTCCTGAGGAATGGAAGGAAGCATACCCAGTGGATCCGGAGGAAGTTTTCCCAG CCATCGATCACACCAAATGTACTCTCCAAAGGACACAGGCTGGCTCATCAGCTCTCAAGCAGCTTCCCTCAG CTGTTGGTAACATCAAGGTTCCGAAGTTTGAAATTAGTGAAAATGTTCCCTGTAAAAAGCGGAAGGAAGCATACCCGTCGGATGCAAAGGAGCTTTCCCCAG ATGTTAAACAGACCAAAGTCCCAATGGTAGCAATGAAAGCAGAATTTCTTCCGGAAAGGAGGGAGGAAGCTTGTTGGCCAGATCTGAAGGAGCTTTCCCCAG GGGGTGATCGCCCCAACGACCAGAGGTCAGCGTTAGGAGTAGAATATCCTCCCAAAAGGCTGAGGGAAGGTTATCTGCAGCTTTCCCCAG CTGTAGATCAGACCAGCATTTGGAGCACGCCAGCTAGGGAGAAGCTTCCTCCTAGAAGAAAGAACTCCAAATTAGGGGCCATCGACGAGA GTGAGGTAAACATCGGCTCAATGGACATGAATCCCATGGGGGATTTCGGTGGTGTTCAACAGTACATTCCAGTTGAAGGGGGCTCAAGCGAGACAGCTTATGACTGGACTTTTGTAGCAAATATTTTCCCCTTCCCAGCCGGGTCTGAAGCAGGTGAGGAACCCACCATCTCTGCCCTAGACAGTAGTTTCCAATGTTACATGGAGCCGAGCAGGCCATACATAGAGCATCAATATCACAGGAGAGACAAGAGCACTCGCCCGACTGTTGGGCAACTCAGGAAAAAGGCAACTTGA
- the LOC104443477 gene encoding uncharacterized protein LOC104443477 isoform X2, translating to MADSGRSRIIPDGWIFKPKGWRGSDASHYFCPATGQIFSTYKALMHYVEYAKKAKVSIYAPDFDADNSSGKRKGRSRTKTHVCTPATRGEVPSKGTKATSAALEQLPSDVGQITVPKSGISGTFPPKSWEEACLPDSKEASPAVNNIKVYRKRTQTGSGALKQLPSDVGQSNVLKFGIGGGFPPKGWKEACPADPEEVFPADDQTKVPQKRTQAGSATLKQHPSDVGQSKVLKFGIGGEFPPKLWKEACPADPEELFPAVDQTKIPCKRTQAGSAALKELPSDVGQKKALKSGIGGEFPPKGWKEECLADPKEVFPATKFTKVYHKRTQAGSAALKQLPSDVGQNKVLKFGVGGEFPSEGWKEACPADPAEVFPAVDNTKVTCKTTQAGSAALEQLPSDIAQNKTLKFGIGGGFPPEEWKEAYPVDPEEVFPAIDHTKCTLQRTQAGSSALKQLPSAVGNIKVPKFEISENVPCKKRKEAYPSDAKELSPDVKQTKVPMVAMKAEFLPERREEACWPDLKELSPGGDRPNDQRSALGVEYPPKRLREGYLQLSPDQTSIWSTPAREKLPPRRKNSKLGAIDESEVNIGSMDMNPMGDFGGVQQYIPVEGGSSETAYDWTFVANIFPFPAGSEAGEEPTISALDSSFQCYMEPSRPYIEHQYHRRDKSTRPTVGQLRKKAT from the exons ATGGCTGATTCTGGTAGATCTAGAATTATCCCTGATGGCTGGATTTTCAAGCCCAAGGGCTGGCGTGGATCTGATGCCTCG CATTACTTCTGTCCTGCCACAGGCCAAATCTTTTCAACCTATAAAGCCCTTATGCACTATGTGGAATATGCCAAAAAGGCAAAAGTTTCCATTTACGCACCG GACTTTGATGCTGATAATTCAtcaggaaagagaaaaggtcGCTCGCGTACTAAGACCCATGTTTGTACACCAGCGACCAGAGGAGAAGTTCCAAGCAAAGGGACAAAGGCTACATCGGCAGCTCTTGAGCAGCTTCCCTCAG ATGTTGGTCAGATCACAGTTCCGAAGTCTGGAATAAGTGGAACATTTCCTCCTAAAAGTTGGGAAGAAGCATGCCTGCCAGATTCAAAGGAGGCTTCCCCAG CCGTCAATAACATCAAAGTTTATCGCAAAAGGACACAGACTGGCTCAGGAGCTCTCAAGCAGCTTCCCTCAG ATGTTGGCCAGAGCAATGTTCTGAAGTTTGGAATAGGGGGAGGATTTCCTCCTAAAGGATGGAAGGAAGCATGCCCTGCGGATCCAGAAGAAGTTTTCCCAG CCGATGATCAGACGAAAGTTCCTCAAAAAAGGACACAGGCTGGCTCAGCAACTCTCAAGCAGCATCCCTCAG ATGTTGGCCAGAGCAAGGTTCTGAAGTTTGGAATAGGTGGAGAATTTCCTCCTAAACTATGGAAGGAAGCGTGCCCGGCGGATCCGGAGGAACTTTTCCCAG CTGTCGATCAGACGAAAATTCCTTGCAAGAGGACACAGGCTGGCTCAGCAGCTCTCAAGGAGCTTCCCTCAG ATGTTGGCCAGAAAAAGGCTCTGAAGTCTGGAATAGGTGGAGAATTTCCTCCTAAAGGATGGAAGGAAGAATGCCTGGCAGATCCAAAGGAGGTTTTCCCAG CCACCAAGTTCACTAAAGTTTATCACAAAAGGACACAGGCTGGCTCAGCAGCTCTCAAGCAGCTTCCCTCAG aTGTTGGCCAGAACAAGGTTCTGAAGTTTGGAGTAGGTGGAGAATTTCCTTCTGAAGGATGGAAGGAAGCATGCCCGGCTGATCCGGCGGAAGTTTTCCCAG CTGTCGATAACACCAAAGTTACTTGCAAAACGACACAGGCAGGCTCAGCAGCTCTCGAGCAGCTTCCCTCAG ATATTGCCCAGAACAAGACTCTGAAGTTTGGAATAGGTGGCGGATTTCCTCCTGAGGAATGGAAGGAAGCATACCCAGTGGATCCGGAGGAAGTTTTCCCAG CCATCGATCACACCAAATGTACTCTCCAAAGGACACAGGCTGGCTCATCAGCTCTCAAGCAGCTTCCCTCAG CTGTTGGTAACATCAAGGTTCCGAAGTTTGAAATTAGTGAAAATGTTCCCTGTAAAAAGCGGAAGGAAGCATACCCGTCGGATGCAAAGGAGCTTTCCCCAG ATGTTAAACAGACCAAAGTCCCAATGGTAGCAATGAAAGCAGAATTTCTTCCGGAAAGGAGGGAGGAAGCTTGTTGGCCAGATCTGAAGGAGCTTTCCCCAG GGGGTGATCGCCCCAACGACCAGAGGTCAGCGTTAGGAGTAGAATATCCTCCCAAAAGGCTGAGGGAAGGTTATCTGCAGCTTTCCCCAG ATCAGACCAGCATTTGGAGCACGCCAGCTAGGGAGAAGCTTCCTCCTAGAAGAAAGAACTCCAAATTAGGGGCCATCGACGAGA GTGAGGTAAACATCGGCTCAATGGACATGAATCCCATGGGGGATTTCGGTGGTGTTCAACAGTACATTCCAGTTGAAGGGGGCTCAAGCGAGACAGCTTATGACTGGACTTTTGTAGCAAATATTTTCCCCTTCCCAGCCGGGTCTGAAGCAGGTGAGGAACCCACCATCTCTGCCCTAGACAGTAGTTTCCAATGTTACATGGAGCCGAGCAGGCCATACATAGAGCATCAATATCACAGGAGAGACAAGAGCACTCGCCCGACTGTTGGGCAACTCAGGAAAAAGGCAACTTGA